CAAGACTCTTCCCTCGAGGCTAGCCCTAAAGCTATTTCGGGGAGAACCAGCTATCTCCGAGTTCGATTGGAATTTCACCGCTACCCACCGCTCATCCCCGCATTTTTCAACATACGTGGGTTCGGGCCTCCATCCAGTGTTACCTGGACTTCACCCTGGCCATGGGTAGATCACATCGGTTTCGGGTCTGCAACCACAAACTCATACGCCCTGTTCAGACTCGCTTTCGCTGCGGCTCCGCCTCTTCAGCTTAACCTTGCTTGTGATCGCAACTCGCCGGTCCATTCTACAAAAGGTACGCCGTCATCCCCCCGAAGGGGACTACGACTACTTGTAAGCACACGGTTTCAGGTTCTCTTTCACTCCCCTTCCGGGGTGCTTTTCACCTTTCCCTCACGGTACTGGTTCACTATCGGTCACTAGGGAGTATTCAGCCTTGGGAGATGGTCCTCCCAGCTTCCGACGGGGTTTCTCGTGTCCCGCCGTACTCAGGATCCACACCCGTGTCATCCGGCATGTCGATTACAGGGCTATTACCTTCTTTGGCTGGCTGTTCCAAGCCGATTCATCTATACCGTTGCCACGTGATGGTGTGTCCTACAACCCCAAGAGACTCGCTCTTGGTTTGGGCTGGTCCCGTTTCGCTCGCCACTACTCAGGGAATCGCGTTTGCTTTCTCTTCCTCTGGGTACTAAGATGTTTCAGTTCCCCAGGTGTGCCTTTCATACCCTATGAATTCAGATATGAATACGACCCGTTCAGGGTCGCGGGTTGCCCCATTCGGAAATCTCCGGGTCAAAGCCTACTTACAGCTTACCGGAGCATATCGGTGTTCGTCCCGTCCTTCATCGGCTCCTAGTGCCAAGGCATCCACCGTGCGCTCTTCATAGCTTAACCTATGAGATGCTTTGTTTCTACCTTCGTTATCCAGTTCTCAAGGCACAACTTGAGAGATTCCTCTCTCAAAACCAAACAAAACTCATCAAGCGCTGAAGCATAGTCAAGGATCATCACCGACAATCTGTCGGTAGGTTCAGGCTCGCAAACGCGAGTCCATGTATCGTTCTTATATCCTTAGAAAGGAGGTGATCCAGCCGCACCTTCCGATACGGCTACCTTGTTACGACTTCACCCCAATCATTCGCCCCACCTTCGGCGGCCGGAGCCGACTTCGGGTGTTGCGGACTCTCGTGGTGTGACGGGCGGTGTGTACAAGGCCCGGGAACGGATTCACCGCGGCATGCTGATCCGCGATTACTAGCAATTCCGGCTTCATGCAGGCGAGTTGCAGCCTACAATCCGAACTGAGAGCGGCTTTAAGGGATTCGCTGAACCTCGCGGTTTCGCTGCCCGTTGTGCCGCCCATTGTAGCACGTGTGTTGCCCAGGTCATAAGGGGCATGATGATTTGACGTCATCCCCACCTTCCTCCGGTTTGTCACCGGCAGTCACCTTAGAGTGCCCAACTGAATGCTGGCAACTAAGATTAGGGGTTGCGCTCGTTGCGGGACTTAACCCAACATCTCACGACACGAGCTGACGACAACCATGCACCACCTGTCACTCTGTCCCCCGAAGGGGAACGCCCTATCTCTAGGGTTGTCAGAGGATGTCAAGACCTGGTAAGGTTCTTCGCGTTGCTTCGAATTAAACCACATGCTCCACTGCTTGTGCGGGCCCCCGTCAATTCCTTTGAGTTTCAACCTTGCGGTCGTACTCCCCAGGCGGAGTGCTTAATGTGTTAACTTCAGCACTAAGGGGTTGGACCCCCCTAACACCTAGCACTCATCGTTTACGGCGTGGACTACCAGGGTATCTAATCCTGTTCGCTCCCCACGCTTTCGCGCCTCAGCGTCAGTTACAGGCCAGAGAGCCGCTTTCGCCACTGGTGTTCCTCCACATCTCTACGCATTTCACCGCTACACGTGGAATTCCGCTCTCCTCTCCTGTACTCAAGCCCCCCAGTTTCCAATGCCCCTCCGTGGTTGAGCCACGGGCTTTCACATCAGACTTAAGAAGCCGCCTGCGCGCGCTTTACGCCCAATAATTCCGGACAACGCTTGCCCCCTACGTATTACCGCGGCTGCTGGCACGTAGTTAGCCGGGGCTTTCTGGTCAGATACCGTCAAAGCGCCATCATTACCTATGGCACCTGTTCTTCGCTGACAACAGAGCTTTACGATCCGAAGACCTTCATCACTCACGCGGCGTTGCACCGTCAGACTTTCGTCCATTGCGGATGATTCCCTACTGCTGCCTCCCGTAGGAGTCTGGGCCGTGTCTCAGTCCCAGTGTGGCCGATCACCCTCTCAGGTCGGCTACGCATCGTCGCCTTGGTAAGCTTTAACCTCACCAACAAGCTAATGCGCCGCGGGCCCCTCTGTAAGTGACGACAAAGCCGTCTTTATTCATCGCACCATGCGGTGCGATGATCACATTCGGCATTAGCTCCGGTTTCCCGGGGTTATTCCGAGCTTACAGGCAGGTTACCCACGTGTTACTCACCCGTCCGCCGCTCGATCCATCCTAATCACTCCGAAGAAATCATAGAATATCTCGCGCTCGACTTGCATGTATTAGGCACGCCGCCAGCGTTCGTCCTGAGCCAGGATCAAACTCTCCATAAAAGTTGTTGCGTTTGACCCTTGGCTATGTTTGAAAAGAGGTTCCTTCCAAACAGCGCTTGAGTTTTTGTTTAGTTTTCAAAGAGCAATCTATCGATTCGCTCATGTCGTTGCTCATCAAAGCGACCTTCATATTATAGTAAGTATCAGCTATGATGTCAACAACTTTTGTTTAAATGGATTTTTCCTCAAAAAGCAGCATATAATATAATGCCATTTAATTAAACTGTTGTCAATAGCTTGTTTCAAAGTCTATGATGCTTTGCCTTTAGCTCGCGGCTCTGTCGCAAGCACAATTAATATTGTAACACATATAGCCACTTTAACAAGGGGTTAGTTGCATCTAATTTTTTCCTCAAACCAAAATGCTGTATTTAATCACTACCATTGCCGCAATACCAGGAATCCCTAGTACCCCTGCTATCCCAGTGGTAATCGCATTAATAGGAACATGAATCCCTATATGAGTTCCAAAAGTATTTAGCAAGAATAACAGCAAGGCGCCAATCATTAATTTCACAGCCAGTTTGCCTATATATCGAAATGGTTTAAAAGGAGCACCGACCAATAGTAAAATTGCTACCAAACTAACAATAATTGAAATAACGACAACCGGATCCATTATAAAAAACCTCCCCGTTTTTGTAAAAATATATGGGAGGCTTGTCTTTTTTAGAACTTTAATATGCTATTTTAATGTGATTTTATGACGTTTAGCTTCTTTTAATAAAAACAAATATTTTAATTCAGCCATCTTTAATTGGCAAATCACTTCTTGTGAGGGATCGATGCTTCGGTCAATTAAATGTTTTTGTTGATACCATTGCTCTTTACAATCATTCAATGTATGGAGCAACTGATCATTAAGTTGTTCACGGATTCTCCCCTTCTTACGAAACAACACCCATATCCCACCTATCTACAAATCTCGGCGTCCCTCAAGAGCTTTTGATAATGTGACTTCATCCGCATATTCCAAATCGCCACCAACAGGGAGACCGTGAGCAATTCGTGAGGTCTTAACACCTATTGGTTTAACCAGTTTGGAAATATACATAGCTGTTGCTTCTCCTTCTATCGTCGGATTAGTGGCCAATATAATCTCTTTAACCCCTTCATCTTCCAATCTTTTAATTAATTCGCTAACCTTAATATCCTCGGGGCCAATGCCATCGACAGGGGAAATAGCCCCATGTAAGACATGATATTGACCCGTATATTCCCTCATTTTCTCCATGACTGTTACGTCTTTCGGTTCTTGAACAACACAAATGGTTGAGCGATCACGATGAGTATCACCGCAAATGTGACACGGATCTTTATCAGTAATATTCTGACACACCGAACAATAGACAAGTTGTCGTTTGACATTAACCAGTGAACGCCCAAATTCCATGACATCATCTTCATTCATATCAACAACGAAAAAAGCCAGACGTACCGCTGTTTTCGGCCCAATGCCTGGCAATTTCATAAAACTATCAATTAATTTTGCAATCGGTTCAGGGTATTGCATCTAAGCTGCCTCCTAGAAGCCCGGAATATTCAGCCCTTTTGTGAATTGACCCATTCGCTCATTGGATAATTCATCAGCACTTTTTAGCGCTTCATTAACGGCCGTTAATACCAAATCCTGCAGCATATCAACATCATCAGGATCAACAGCTTCTTCTTTGATTGTAATATTGGTCACTTCTTTATGTCCGTTGGCTTGGACAGTTACAACACCGCCACCAGCGGACCCTTCGACAGTTTCATCCTTTAATTCTTCTTGAGCCTTTTCCATTTTCTTCTGCATCTTTTGCATTTGTTTCGCCATGTTATTCATATTGCCTCCACGCATATGAAAACCTCCTTAAAATTTAATCTTTTATTTCCAGTAAGTCAGACCCAACCAATTTTTCTGCCTCAGCAATTACGGGGTCACGGTTGTCTTGTTCCACACTTTGGTTTTCAGTATCCCTTGATTGATCAGGTTGTTGGCCCTCTTTTTTTGATTCCTTTTCTTCAATATAATTTTGTTTGGTTTGTTCCCACTGTTCAGCCGGAACAGGATACATTTTCTTCCCTTGTCCCGTGATCTCTTGAACAATTGCCTCAACCATATCCAAAACATCATTCTTATTTTCAGCTACCATTTGACAGTGAAAGTCATACTTAAAAGCTTGCAAAAAGGCATGATCAGAGCTCGCGACAGGCTTACTTTCTAACAACCAAGCATGAGCAGCAACGTTGGTTTTCCTTACTCGCTCCATGATATCAGCCCAATTAGACCTGAGATCTTTTAGCTGTTGCTTAGACGCCTGATTGAGGACTTCTTTTAGGTGACCAGAACGAACATTATAACCTTTATCATTCTTACGACCTGTTTGCCGAGAAGTTGACCGGCTTTGAGACGGCCGCTGATCTTGAGCGGTTACAGGTCGATCTTGTAAGTGTTCAATTTTTGATTCTAGTTGCTGCACTTTTGTTTGCAAGGCTTCAACATCCGGAGAGGATGACTCCGCAACAGGACGGGATTCCGTTTGTGATTGGCACAGTTTTACCATGGCGATCTCTAAAAATACTCGGCTATGATTGGTCCACTTCATTTCTTGTTGGGTATCATTCAAACGATGAATGATCTGGTAAATCTCTTGTGCCTTAACCGTTGTTGCCACTTCTTTAAATCGATCATCCGCACCCGTACGTGTCAATAACTCAGACATTTCCGGGGCTGATTGATACA
This window of the Tuberibacillus sp. Marseille-P3662 genome carries:
- a CDS encoding pro-sigmaK processing inhibitor BofA family protein, giving the protein MDPVVVISIIVSLVAILLLVGAPFKPFRYIGKLAVKLMIGALLLFLLNTFGTHIGIHVPINAITTGIAGVLGIPGIAAMVVIKYSILV
- a CDS encoding YaaL family protein, which produces MLFRKKGRIREQLNDQLLHTLNDCKEQWYQQKHLIDRSIDPSQEVICQLKMAELKYLFLLKEAKRHKITLK
- the recR gene encoding recombination mediator RecR, yielding MQYPEPIAKLIDSFMKLPGIGPKTAVRLAFFVVDMNEDDVMEFGRSLVNVKRQLVYCSVCQNITDKDPCHICGDTHRDRSTICVVQEPKDVTVMEKMREYTGQYHVLHGAISPVDGIGPEDIKVSELIKRLEDEGVKEIILATNPTIEGEATAMYISKLVKPIGVKTSRIAHGLPVGGDLEYADEVTLSKALEGRRDL
- a CDS encoding YbaB/EbfC family nucleoid-associated protein is translated as MRGGNMNNMAKQMQKMQKKMEKAQEELKDETVEGSAGGGVVTVQANGHKEVTNITIKEEAVDPDDVDMLQDLVLTAVNEALKSADELSNERMGQFTKGLNIPGF